A stretch of DNA from Nitrospira sp. KM1:
TCGCGGACAGGCTCAAACTATCTTCCCCGCATTACCACATTGTCCAAGCAATTAGCGGCCAACGCGGGAAAGAGATCTATCGGGCCGTTCCCCTTGATTGCGTGATTCTGGAATTAGATCTTGCTGACATGTCTGGATTTGAGCTGCTCATTCATTTGGTTCCCATCGCCCGACATCCCCAAATTCCTGTGATTGTCCTGACCCGAGTTCTGAATCTTGATCTTATTGACCTTGCGATTGAGAACGGGGCTTTCGCCGGGCTGCGCAAGAGCGCGACGACGGGTGACATGCTGGACGTTATGGTGAGAAGAGGTGTGGCGACGATTGTGCCTGCTCGAAAGCAGTCCGGCTCCGATCGATGGCCAACGAACCGGTTTGCCAAAGGCCAGGATAGGGATCACTGATCACTTTGGCGGTCGCCCGCCACAACACCTGCGCACAGATCTGATCCACCCACAGTCTGCTCACTCCCCATTTGTCCCCGCGCCGCATTTCGGGTATAGAACACCATGTGATCAAACGGTGTGGTGGTGCCCTTGACGTTGGGGGGGTCTCAGAGAACCGATCTCTACATGTCCATGGACTGGCGGTACTGCCTTGCCTGTAGTAACGATTCACGGTATCGTGACATTTTTAGTCAACACTTACATTGGTGCATCTATGAAAAAAGTGCTGATCGCATTCACGTTCGTGTGCCTCAATTTCGGCTTCGCGCAGGCGGCAACTCCAATCCAGCGTGATTCGTTGCGCTACCTTCCTGGCGTTGCGGTCATCATTGAGGAAGTTCCCGCAGATGCTAAAGCGGATGGTTTATCGGAAGATCTGATTCGTGCCGCCGCAGACCGTTCGTTGCAATCAAGCCGGGTGACGGTTCTCACTCCGGCTGAACAGGCGAATACCCCGTCTAAACCTTCTTTGTACGTGCGAGTGAGCACGTACAGGATACGGTCAGGCCTCTATGCGTATGCTGTCACGGTCGCACTCAAGCAATCAGTGATCTTGGCGCATCGGCCGCAGCGAACCATGGTGGCTACGACGTGGGAAGAAGGTGTGATTGGGACGCCTGGCCCTAACAATTTACATCAGGCTACCAAAGCGGTTGAAGATCTTGTAACGGTTTTTGTGAGGGATTTTCAGGCTGCCAATAACCAGGATGCCGTGCGAGAAGAATAGCAAACACACACCAACTCCCCATGAGCGGCCGTTGGCGTACTGGATCCGGCGACAGCTCAACGAAATTATAGCGGCCGATCTTCAAGGGATTCCTCTTCGAGACCGGTCATGTCAGCTTCTGCGCGTGGTGGATCGAACCATGGAAACAGGGCTGGGATCACAAGCAGGGTGAGTGGTGTTGACGTGAGTAAGCCTCCGATGACGACAACGGCCAAAGGACGTTGAACTTCCGAGCCGATGCCATGCGCAAACGCCAATGGGATCAGTGCAAGCAGTGCCACCAAGGCTGTCATGAGGACCGGACGAAAGCGAAGCAAACAACCATTGATGATGGCTTGATCGCTTGGCTCTCCGCCTTCGCGTAATTTGACGATGTAGGACACCAATACGATGCCATTGAGCACGGCAACGCCGAACAGGTTGATGAATCCCACAGAGGCTGGAACGCTCAGATATTCTCCCGTTATCCACAGAGCCAGAATGCCGCCGACCATCGCAAAAGGGAGGTTGAGGATAATGAGCGCGGCGTACCGGATGGAGTTGAAGGAAATGTACAAAAGGAAAAAAATCAATCCAATCGTCAACGGCACGATCACGCGTAACCGTGCCATGGCATGCTGCATGTTTTGGAAGGAGCCTCCCCAGGTGATGCTGTATCCCGGAGGCAGTCGAACTTGGTCCTGAATCTTCTTCGATGCTTCCGCAACGATGCCTTCAATGTCCCGGCCGAACGTGTTAAATCCGACATATATCCGGCGCTGCAACCCTTCACGACTGATCACTGAAGGTCCTTGACGTATTTCGATCTTCGCGACGTCACTCAACGGAACGATGGCGCCGT
This window harbors:
- a CDS encoding two-component system response regulator — protein: MDPEGLLSVLFVDSDDEARQYFADRLKLSSPHYHIVQAISGQRGKEIYRAVPLDCVILELDLADMSGFELLIHLVPIARHPQIPVIVLTRVLNLDLIDLAIENGAFAGLRKSATTGDMLDVMVRRGVATIVPARKQSGSDRWPTNRFAKGQDRDH